In the Methanococcoides sp. LMO-2 genome, one interval contains:
- a CDS encoding transglutaminase family protein has translation MQEYLRHTEIIDWKHPEVEKLAKELASDLDDPVEITGKCFEWVRDEIYHSHDHCMNPITLKASEVLSAGTGYCYAKSHLLAALLRANDIPTGFCYQRLSRDEDGEPFCLHGLNAVFLPEIGWLRIDARGNKKSIDTKYNPPEESIAYEIKIKGEADLPEIWADPLPVIVELLTKYDNYENVWENLPDIPLIRDWS, from the coding sequence ATGCAGGAGTACCTCCGTCACACTGAGATAATCGACTGGAAACACCCGGAAGTTGAAAAACTGGCAAAAGAGCTTGCATCCGATCTTGACGATCCTGTTGAAATAACAGGTAAATGCTTTGAATGGGTAAGGGACGAGATATATCACAGCCATGACCACTGCATGAACCCCATCACGCTGAAAGCTTCCGAAGTGCTTTCAGCAGGAACCGGATACTGTTATGCCAAAAGCCATCTTCTGGCAGCCTTATTAAGGGCCAACGACATTCCCACCGGCTTTTGTTACCAGCGCCTGAGCAGGGATGAAGATGGGGAACCCTTCTGCCTTCACGGACTGAACGCTGTCTTCCTGCCTGAGATCGGATGGCTTCGCATCGACGCAAGGGGCAACAAAAAAAGTATCGACACGAAGTACAACCCACCGGAAGAATCAATCGCATACGAAATAAAGATCAAGGGCGAAGCTGATCTACCAGAGATCTGGGCAGACCCGTTACCTGTTATTGTTGAATTACTGACAAAATACGACAATTATGAAAACGTATGGGAGAATCTTCCTGATATCCCATTGATACGAGACTGGTCATAA